From the Musa acuminata AAA Group cultivar baxijiao chromosome BXJ1-2, Cavendish_Baxijiao_AAA, whole genome shotgun sequence genome, one window contains:
- the LOC135613528 gene encoding transcription factor TEOSINTE BRANCHED 1-like has translation MPQIVASNQMLLLHLAKLPWVERLHSCESAHLSQMRSRKMLPIRDPEYIFDQSSNEQLEFNPHLLLPNSSCFPSSTPTIFCPDGFRDLFLASANIGIANAAPTSTRPSLPLGDSATSVERQEGDDSRSRKRALRKCRHSKIVTANGPRDRRMRLSIDVARSFFRLQDTLGFDKASKTVQWLLTVSKAAIEELGTLSSAEHSGCSNRSPKSESSALVCQDSSAISSSKNKSSTVTVAAREVKKSKARKGGVKPSRKVEYHSALARESRAKARARARERTREKQRMTSLDIIKEETSLNNMNSLMEFANIEEDESCAPNWCLNVASDTAAAYEVPVIGGPVLIPVFENSQDTTAINDAGGIFEEEWDVDALSLYLTSLESVITQTP, from the exons ATGCCCCAAATTGTAGCCAGTAATCAGATGTTGCTTCTCCACCTAGCAAAATTGCCGTGGGTGGAAAGGCTCCACTCTTGCGAAAGTGCACACCTGTCTCAGATGAGATCGAG AAAAATGCTTCCGATCCGTGACCCCGAGTACATCTTCGACCAGTCTTCGAACGAGCAACTTGAGTTCAaccctcatcttcttcttcccaacAGCTCCTGCTTCCCCTCCTCCACACCGACAATCTTTTGTCCCGATGGCTTTCGTGATCTCTTCTTAGCCTCCGCCAATATCGGCATCGCGAATGCGGCTCCAACATCTACTCGGCCAAGCCTTCCTCTTGGTGATTCAGCCACATCGGTGGAGAGGCAGGAAGGCGACGACAGTCGTAGCCGCAAAAGGGCTCTGAGGAAATGCAGGCACAGCAAGATAGTTACCGCAAATGGGCCGAGGGATCGAAGGATGAGGCTCTCCATCGATGTGGCACGGAGCTTTTTCCGACTGCAGGACACGCTCGGCTTCGACAAGGCCAGCAAGACAGTGCAATGGCTGCTCACCGTGTCCAAAGCTGCCATCGAAGAGCTCGGCACCCTTTCCTCAGCCGAACATAGCGGTTGCAGCAACCGAAGCCCGAAAAGTGAATCATCCGCTTTGGTATGCCAGGATTCGTCCGCTATTTCTAGCTCCAAGAACAAGTCCTCCACCGTGACCGTTGCAGCCAGGGAAGTAAAGAAGAGCAAAGCCAGAAAAGGAGGTGTTAAGCCATCGAGGAAGGTGGAGTACCACTCAGCGCTTGCGAGGGAGTCGAGGGCCAAGGCAAGGGCGAGAGCAAGAGAGAGGACGAGGGAGAAGCAAAGGATGACTTCCTTGGATATCATCAAGGAAGAAACAAGCTTGAACAATATGAACTCATTGATGGAGTTTGCTAATATAGAGGAAGACGAATCTTGCGCACCGAACTGGTGCTTGAACGTAGCCAGCGACACAGCCGCAGCCTATGAAGTCCCAGTGATAGGTGGACCAGTGCTGATTCCGGTCTTTGAGAATAGCCAGGATACCACGGCAATTAATGACGCAGGTGGCATCTTCGAAGAAGAGTGGGACGTGGACGCACTTTCCTTGTACTTGACATCGCTGGAATCTGTAATAACGCAAACCCCTTAA